A window of the Thermus albus genome harbors these coding sequences:
- a CDS encoding dihydrolipoamide acetyltransferase family protein, which translates to MPKEILMPELAESVVEGEILKWLVEEGEYLKKDQPFVEVMTDKVTVELPSPYEGVLLKKLAKEGEVVKVHAPLALLAEPGETVAGVKEPEAPPVQAVEERSIVEPGLPPKEEKEDLSLFKPDTTQVAVKNPFLEAQREAPKEGPGPGRILAVPAARRLARELGIPLEAIPGSGPMGRIRVEDVRAYAERLKAQAAPPPEAPREAPAPLPSGFPPPPRYTPPKGYEGLEERVPLRGIRRTIAQGLWQSHLYTVRTLNVDEADLTELVALRERLKPEAERQGVKLTYLPFIFKAVVRALKKYPMLNTSLDEERQEIVYKRYYHLGLAVATERGLVVPVVRDVDRKNILELAQEIAELSARAREGKLTPEEVSGSTFTVTNIGSVGALMSFPIINVPEAAILGVHSIRKRPWVMPDGSIQARDIMYLSLSFDHRLVDGAEAASFTREVIRLLENPDLLLLEM; encoded by the coding sequence TGGAGGTGATGACCGACAAGGTCACGGTGGAGCTGCCCTCCCCTTACGAGGGGGTGCTTCTGAAAAAGCTGGCCAAGGAGGGGGAGGTGGTCAAGGTGCACGCTCCCCTGGCCCTCCTGGCCGAGCCCGGGGAAACGGTGGCCGGGGTAAAGGAACCGGAAGCTCCGCCGGTGCAAGCGGTGGAAGAGCGCTCCATCGTGGAGCCCGGGCTCCCCCCCAAGGAGGAAAAGGAGGACCTCTCCCTCTTCAAGCCGGACACCACCCAGGTGGCGGTGAAGAACCCCTTCCTCGAGGCCCAAAGGGAAGCCCCCAAGGAGGGGCCAGGCCCAGGCCGCATCCTGGCGGTGCCCGCCGCCAGAAGGCTGGCCCGGGAGCTGGGGATTCCCCTCGAGGCCATCCCGGGCTCGGGCCCCATGGGCCGCATCCGGGTGGAGGACGTGCGGGCCTATGCGGAAAGGCTTAAGGCCCAGGCCGCACCCCCGCCGGAAGCCCCCAGGGAGGCCCCAGCACCCCTTCCCTCAGGCTTCCCTCCCCCGCCCCGTTACACCCCCCCCAAGGGCTATGAGGGGCTGGAGGAGCGCGTTCCCTTAAGGGGCATCCGCCGCACCATCGCCCAGGGGCTTTGGCAAAGCCACCTCTACACGGTGCGCACCCTGAACGTGGACGAGGCCGACCTCACAGAGCTGGTGGCCCTTAGGGAACGGCTGAAGCCCGAGGCCGAGCGCCAGGGGGTGAAGCTCACCTACCTCCCCTTCATCTTCAAGGCGGTGGTGCGGGCCTTGAAGAAGTACCCCATGCTGAACACCAGCCTGGACGAGGAAAGGCAGGAGATCGTCTACAAGCGCTACTACCACCTGGGCCTGGCGGTGGCCACGGAAAGGGGGCTTGTGGTGCCCGTGGTGCGGGATGTGGACCGCAAGAATATCCTGGAACTTGCCCAGGAGATCGCCGAGCTTTCCGCCAGGGCCCGGGAGGGGAAGCTCACCCCCGAGGAGGTGAGCGGCTCCACCTTCACCGTCACCAACATCGGCTCCGTGGGGGCCCTCATGAGCTTTCCCATCATCAACGTTCCCGAGGCCGCCATCCTGGGGGTCCACTCCATCCGGAAGCGGCCTTGGGTGATGCCGGACGGCTCCATCCAGGCCCGGGACATCATGTACCTCTCCCTTTCCTTTGACCACCGCCTGGTGGACGGGGCCGAGGCCGCCTCCTTTACCCGGGAGGTGATCCGGCTATTGGAAAACCCCGACCTTCTCCTTCTGGAAATGTAG